The DNA sequence GAGTTGCTGAAGCCCTGGATCAAGAGCTGCCACATCAACGATCTCGTCAATGAGAAGTATCCGTGGCGCGAGCTGTTCGGCCTGTTGCGCCAAGCCCGGTTTGAGCGCTATACGCTGATGGAAGTGGCGGAAAGCAAGGAGCCTGAGCGATTCATGCGCTATTACCGGGCGTTGTGGAAGGAGTTAAATCGCGGATGAAGATGTGGGCCCGCATGTGGCTGGTGGTTGCGCTGCTTGCCTCTACCCTGGTTGCTCAGCCCCTGGCGCCTGAGGCCTTTTTCGGACACAGGATGGGCGCGGACCGGACCGTGCTCGACTGGTCCAAGGTGGTTGAGTACTTCCAGGCGCTCGAACAAGGCAGCGACCGGGTGCGGTTCCGCGAATATGGCCGCAGCACCGAGGGGCGGCCCATGGTCATGGCCATCATCAGCGCGCCCGAGACCCTGAAGCGCCTGGATCGTTACCGCGAGATTCAGAACAAGTTGTCCGACCCGCGGGTGACGTCCGCTGAAGAGATGCAGAGGCTCACAGCCGAGGGCAAGGTGGTCGTGCTCATCACGTGCAGCGTCCACGCCACTGAGATCGCGTCGACGCACGCCGCCGTCGAGTTGGCTCACCGGTTGGCGACCTCCACGGATGCCAGAATCCAGGGCATCCTGAACAACGTCATCCTGCTTCTGGCCCCGTCCATCAACCCGGATGGTCTGGATATCGTCACGAGGTGGTACCGGAAGACGCTCAACACCCCATTCGAGGGCACCAGCCCGCCCGAGCTCTATCAGAAGTACGTGGGCCACGACAACAATCGCGACTGGTACATCTTTTCGCAATCCGAGACCCGCGCGGTGGTGAGCCAGCTTCACAATGTCTGGCATCCGCAGATTGTCTATGACGTCCACCAGATGGGCCCTACGGGCGCTCGCATGTTCGTTCCACCGTGGCTCGACCCCATTGAGCCGAATATTGATCCTCTGATTGCCCAGCAGTGCAACATGGTCGGCATGACCATGGCCGCCGACCTGACGGCCGCCGGCCGGAAGGGCGTGGCCGTGAACGCCGTCTACGATTTCTGGACGCCGGCGCGCCACTATCAGAGCTATCACGGTGGTTTGCGCATCCTCAGTGAGTCGGCCAGCGTCCGCATCGCAACACCCGTGAACATCAAACCGGAGCAGATCTCCAATCTGGCTCTCGGCTTCAACCCGCGGGAGAAGTCGTGGAACTATCTCGAGCCTTGGCTGGGCGGTGACTGGAAACTGCGGGACATCATTGACGACCAGTTGATCGCGATGGAAAGTCTGCTGAATACGGCCGCGCTGCGGCGCGAGGACTTCCTGCGGAACTTCTACAACATCAATAAGCGCTCGGTGGAGCGGCGGACGCCGTATTCGTTTGTCCTGCCGCCGGCGCAGTCGGATCCGGGTGCGGCGAGAAAGCTTCTCGAGACGCTGGACTTCGGCTCGGTGGAGATCCAGAAGGCGTCGGAAGGGTTTCAGGTTGGGCCCAAGTCGTATCCCGCGGGCACCTTTGTTGTGAAGATGCAGCAGCCCTGGTCCGGTTTTGCGAAGGCGCTGCTGGAGCGCCAAAAGTACCCGGATCTCCGGATCTATCCTGGTGGGCCGCCACGGCGGCCGTATGACGTCGCGGCGCAGACGCTGCCTCTGCTGATGGGCGTCCAGGTGGATACGGTGGACGATCAGTTTCAGGCCAATCTGGTGCCTGCAAAAGACTTCCGTTTCCCGGCCCAGGGGCTGACGGCCAGCGACAGCGATTCATGGAAAAAAGTGAATCAGGCTTGGAGGGCAGGTACGCCGGTCTGGCGCAGTCCGCAAACAGGCGACTTCTCAATTGGTGCCCGGCGCCCAGGATACACGGCCTTGAAACGGCCGAGGGTTGGCATCTTCAAGTCGTTCGTGCCGTCGATGGATGAGGGCTGGACCCGCTGGCTCGTCGAGCACTTCGGCTGGGAGTATGCGAGCGTCAGCACCTCGGAGATCAGGAGTGGCAAGCTGAACGACCGGTACGACGTCATTCTCTTCGCGGACCAGTCGGCCGGGTCGATTCAGAACGGCTACCGTCAGGGCTCGATGCCGGAGGAGTATACCGGAGGGCTCGGCACGGAGGGCGCCGAGGTGCTCAAACAATTCGTCGAAGCCGGAGGACGCCTGGTGTTCCTGAACGATTCGACTGAGTATGCGGTGGAGCATCTGGGCGTCAAAGCCAAGAATGCTCTGAAAGGCGTCTCGAACCGCGAGTTCTACTGCCCCGGCTCGTTGTTGAATGTGACGATGGAGCCTGGTTCGCCGCTGGGTTTGGGCTTGCCCAAGGAGTTCACCATCTGGAACGAGCAGAGCCCTGTTTGGGAGCCCGAGGAGTCCGGCGCCAAAGCCGTGGTCCAGTACTCTGACGCTCCGGTGCTGGCCTCCGGCTGGTTGTTGGGTGAGAAGTATTTGACCGGCAAGCCCGCGCTGCTCGACGTAACGCATGGAAAGGGCCATATCTTCCTGTTCGGGATGAGGCCGCAGTACAGGGCGCAGAGCTGGCTGACGCTGAAGCTTCTGTTCAACGCAATGGTGTATTGAAGACGGACAGCGCGTTGAGAAACGTGTTTGCGTGCGCCTCGGCCGTGCGCTCCAGCGGAGAAGAGTAGCCGCCGCCCAGCGTGACCACAAGGGGAATCCGCGCGGCCCGCACCGCCTGCATAACCATGGTGTCCCGCGCGGAAAGTCCGGCCATCGAGAGGCTCAGCCGGCCCAGTGTGTCGCTGTCGAGGGCGTCGACGCCGGATTGATAGAACACGATGTCCGGCTGAAACTCGAAGACCCGCGGCAGAACATCTTCCAGAGTTTCCAGATAGGCGCCATCCGTCATCCCATCGGGCAGGGCGATGTCGATGCGGCTCTTCTGCTTACGAAACGGGAAGTTCTTTGCCCCGTGCAATGACAGGGTGAAGACATCCTCGTCCTCTTGGAAGATCATCGCGGTGCCATCCCCCTGGTGCACATCGAGGTCGACGATTGCGGCGCGGCGCACACGGCCGTTCCGGCGTAGGAACTGAATGGCTATGGCCATATCGTTGAATACACAATAGCCGCTGCCTTCGTCGCGGAAGGCATGGTGCGTGCCCCCGGCGAGATTGCCGCCCCATCCCCGCTCCAGCGCATCGAGGGATGCTCCCATGGTTCCGCCTACACTGGCGAGGGAGCGCAATACCAGCCCCGGTGACCAGGGGAAGCCGATGCGGCGAATAGCAGCGCGGGGGAGGGAACCATCCAGAATCTGTTGGACGTAGGATTCGTCGTGAGCGAGCGCCACGACGTCGGGCGGGGCCGGCTGCGCGCACTGGAAGGAAAACAACCCAGTGCGCGCCAGCCGGTCGCGAACCATGCGGTATTTGGGCATCGGGAACTTGTGTCCCGGCGGCAATTCAATCGCGTAGTGATCGCAGTAGAAGAGCCGAGGCAAGCGACTATTTCTTGGTGAGGTCCCGCACCCAGATGTCCTTGAACTGCATGTGGCCGTCACCGCCGGAGTGGAGTTGGAGAGCGATAGTGCCCTGGATAAAGGGAGCGCGCGGGTCGGTGAAGTCGACCATCGGGACGCCGTTCAGCCGTGATGTGTAGTGGTTCCCCTGCACGGTGACCAGCATTTCGTTCCAGTCGCTCTGCCGGACCACGGTTTCATTTTCCGGCGAGGGCCATACAATCCACGCGCGGCCGAAGCCATAGACGCCGGCGGTGTGCTGGCCGATGCGGCAATCGATCTCAAACTGGGCGCCCTGGCTGACGTCGGCGGTGCCGGGCTTGAACTTGGTATGGAAATAAACGCCGGAATTGCCGGAGCCGACGCACTTGAAACGGAGGGAGAGTTCGAAATCCTTGTAGTCGCGGGGCGTCTCGAGGTAGCCGTAGCTCTTATTCACGGCCTTACCGGTAAGGATGCCGTCTTCCGAGGTCCACTGCTGCCCTCCGACGCTATTCCAGTTGGACACGTCTTTGCCGTTATATAGCTGGACCCAGTCCTCGCCAGGAGGCTTGGTGCCGGCGGGTAGCTGCGCGAACACAGTGGTCGCGGAAAGAGCGATGAGAAGAAGCGCACACTTCATAGATGACAGGATAGCGTTGATGCCACCACCCTGTGTACGGGTATTAGGACAGTGCCGCTTCGATAGCGTTGGCGATGCTGTGCGCACGGTGTGCCACACGCTCGATGGTCGGGCCCTCCACCATCACGCGGGCTAGCGGTTCAGTGCCCGAGAACCGAACGAGCACACGGCCGGCGTCGCCGAACTCCGCCTCGGTGGATTGAATTTCGGCTTGTACCGAGGGGAGTTCCTCCAGCGGACGCTTCTGCTTGAACCGCACGTTGACGAGCTTCTGCGGGTAGATCACGAAGCCTTCGGTGAGTTCCTCGAGAGTGCGCCGCGCATTCACGGCGATCTCGATGATCCGCAGAGCGGTAAGCAATCCGTCGCCCGTGGTGGCGTAGTCCCGGAAGATGACGTGGCCGCTCTGCTCCCCACCAAGGGTGAGATTGCTCCGCAACATCTCCTCGATCACGTAGCGATCGCCCACGGCTGTTCGAATGAGCTTCAGTCCATCACTCTCAAGAGCGCGT is a window from the uncultured Paludibaculum sp. genome containing:
- a CDS encoding M14 family metallopeptidase, giving the protein MKMWARMWLVVALLASTLVAQPLAPEAFFGHRMGADRTVLDWSKVVEYFQALEQGSDRVRFREYGRSTEGRPMVMAIISAPETLKRLDRYREIQNKLSDPRVTSAEEMQRLTAEGKVVVLITCSVHATEIASTHAAVELAHRLATSTDARIQGILNNVILLLAPSINPDGLDIVTRWYRKTLNTPFEGTSPPELYQKYVGHDNNRDWYIFSQSETRAVVSQLHNVWHPQIVYDVHQMGPTGARMFVPPWLDPIEPNIDPLIAQQCNMVGMTMAADLTAAGRKGVAVNAVYDFWTPARHYQSYHGGLRILSESASVRIATPVNIKPEQISNLALGFNPREKSWNYLEPWLGGDWKLRDIIDDQLIAMESLLNTAALRREDFLRNFYNINKRSVERRTPYSFVLPPAQSDPGAARKLLETLDFGSVEIQKASEGFQVGPKSYPAGTFVVKMQQPWSGFAKALLERQKYPDLRIYPGGPPRRPYDVAAQTLPLLMGVQVDTVDDQFQANLVPAKDFRFPAQGLTASDSDSWKKVNQAWRAGTPVWRSPQTGDFSIGARRPGYTALKRPRVGIFKSFVPSMDEGWTRWLVEHFGWEYASVSTSEIRSGKLNDRYDVILFADQSAGSIQNGYRQGSMPEEYTGGLGTEGAEVLKQFVEAGGRLVFLNDSTEYAVEHLGVKAKNALKGVSNREFYCPGSLLNVTMEPGSPLGLGLPKEFTIWNEQSPVWEPEESGAKAVVQYSDAPVLASGWLLGEKYLTGKPALLDVTHGKGHIFLFGMRPQYRAQSWLTLKLLFNAMVY
- a CDS encoding histone deacetylase — its product is MPRLFYCDHYAIELPPGHKFPMPKYRMVRDRLARTGLFSFQCAQPAPPDVVALAHDESYVQQILDGSLPRAAIRRIGFPWSPGLVLRSLASVGGTMGASLDALERGWGGNLAGGTHHAFRDEGSGYCVFNDMAIAIQFLRRNGRVRRAAIVDLDVHQGDGTAMIFQEDEDVFTLSLHGAKNFPFRKQKSRIDIALPDGMTDGAYLETLEDVLPRVFEFQPDIVFYQSGVDALDSDTLGRLSLSMAGLSARDTMVMQAVRAARIPLVVTLGGGYSSPLERTAEAHANTFLNALSVFNTPLR
- a CDS encoding DUF1080 domain-containing protein, producing MKCALLLIALSATTVFAQLPAGTKPPGEDWVQLYNGKDVSNWNSVGGQQWTSEDGILTGKAVNKSYGYLETPRDYKDFELSLRFKCVGSGNSGVYFHTKFKPGTADVSQGAQFEIDCRIGQHTAGVYGFGRAWIVWPSPENETVVRQSDWNEMLVTVQGNHYTSRLNGVPMVDFTDPRAPFIQGTIALQLHSGGDGHMQFKDIWVRDLTKK